The Caretta caretta isolate rCarCar2 chromosome 10, rCarCar1.hap1, whole genome shotgun sequence genome has a window encoding:
- the LOC142073465 gene encoding uncharacterized protein LOC142073465, producing the protein MQSSSAEVTMMESQNRKRAPAWTEREVRDLIAVWGEESVLSELRSSFRNAKTFLKISQGMKDRGHNRDPKQCRVKLKELRQAYQKTREANGRSGSEPQTCRFYDELHAILGGSATTTPAVLFDSFNGDGGNTEVGFGDEEDDDEEVVDSSQQASGETGFPDSQELFLTLDLEPVPPEPTQGCLLDSAGGEGTSAACVSMITGSSPSQRLVKLRKKKKRTRDEMFSELMLSSHTDRAQTNAWRQIMSECRKAQNDREERWRAEESKWRAEESKWRAEDRAEAQRWRQRDERRQDSMLRLLQDQTSMLQCMVELQQRQLEHRLPLQPLCNQPPSSPSSIASTPRRPRTRWGGLRPTSHSPTEDCPKKRRLSFNKF; encoded by the exons atgcagagctcatcagcagaggtgaccatgatggagtcccagaatcgcaaaagagctccagcatggactgaacgggaggtacgggatctgatcgctgtttggggagaggaatccgtgctatcagaactccgttccagttttcgaaatgccaaaacctttctgaaaatctcccagggcatgaaggacagaggccataacagggacccgaagcagtgccgcgtgaaactgaaggagctgaggcaagcctaccagaaaaccagagaggcgaacggccgctctgggtcagagccccaaacatgccgcttctatgatgagctgcatgccattttagggggttcagccaccactaccccagccgtgttgtttgactccttcaatggagatggaggcaatacagaagtaggttttggggacgaagaagatgatgatgaggaggttgtagatagctcacagcaagcaagcggagaaactggttttcccgacagccaggaactgtttctcaccctagacctggagccagtaccccccgaacccacccaaggctgcctcctggactcagcaggcggagaagggacctctg ctgcatgtgtttcaatgatcacaggatcttctccttcccagaggctagtgaagcttagaaagaaaaaaaaacgcactcgcgatgaaatgttctccgagctcatgctgtcctcccacactgacagagcacagacgaatgcgtggaggcaaataatgtcagagtgcaggaaagcacaaaatgaccgggaggagaggtggagggctgaagagagtaagtggcgggctgaagagagtaagtggcgggctgaagacagggctgaagctcaaaggtggcggcagcgtgatgagaggaggcaggattcaatgctgaggctgctgcaggaccaaaccagtatgctccagtgtatggttgagctgcagcaaaggcagctggagcacagactgccactgcagcccctctgtaaccaaccgccctcctccccaagttccatagcctccacacccagacgcccaagaacacggtggggaggcctccggccaaccagccattcccccacagaggattgcccaaaaaaaagaaggctgtcattcaataaattttaa